In a genomic window of Carassius gibelio isolate Cgi1373 ecotype wild population from Czech Republic chromosome A3, carGib1.2-hapl.c, whole genome shotgun sequence:
- the cdc42ep1b gene encoding cdc42 effector protein 1b isoform X2 → MSLGKLPAIKGLVSTSQGKRRFKSDLSVDMISPPLGDFRHTMHVGRGGDVFGDTSFLSNYGGSGNSDGIRYPDSPSGSKPTRFLSRTLQHVRKTPMPRLRGGSRDFSSPPPPISPIIKNAISLPQLNMNDVGLMRALLPTSTSSPDEPLCSYGLRSGFVTLPRSSRLDQSFAETSELLSSDSRRSSLPENSEVSMTRSDSLSSFTVDLGPSLMSEVLELIDSSCCLNRSHRDQEEEEEEEEQQSSVFEMDHECQTTPIAADVTIEPRRFQQAASVLARHFGGGRPEEEHQRPSSFRHTRTPYSFTETEDEIKV, encoded by the exons ATGAGTCTGGGAAAGCTGCCGGCGATCAAGGGCCTGGTGTCCACGTCTCAGGGCAAACGGCGGTTTAAGAGCGACCTGTCGGTGGACATGATCAGTCCGCCGCTCGGAGACTTCCGCCACACCATGCACGTGGGCCGCGGTGGGGACGTCTTCGGTGACACTTCGTTTCTGAGTAACTACGGCGGATCAGGTAACAGTGATGGGATACGGTACCCGGATTCGCCCTCAGGCTCCAAACCAACGCGCTTTTTATCGCGAACCCTGCAGCATGTGAGAAAGACTCCTATGCCCCGGCTGAGAGGAGGGTCACGTGACTTCTCGTCCCCTCCGCCGCCCATCTCACCCATCATTAAAAACGCCATCTCTCTGCCTCAGCTGAACATGAACGACGTCGGCCTGATGAGGGCGCTGTTGCCCACCTCCACCAGCTCACCGGACGAACCGCTCTGCTCCTACG GTCTTCGTTCTGGTTTTGTCACACTGCCTCGTTCATCTCGTCTCGACCAGAGCTTTGCTGAAACGTCTGAGTTGCTCAGCTCAGATAGTCGACGGAGTTCCTTACCTGAGAACAGCGAGGTCTCAATGACACGATCTGATTcgctctcgtccttcacggtggACCTCGGCCCCTCCCTCATGAGTGAGGTGTTGGAGTTGATTGACAGCTCATGCTGCCTCAATAGGAGCCATCGAgatcaggaggaggaggaggaggaagaagagcagCAGAGCTCTGTGTTTGAGATGGATCATGAATGTCAGACAACTCCGATCGCAGCAGACGTCACCATCGAGCCCAGGAGGTTTCAGCAGGCTGCTAGCGTGCTAGCACGTCACTTTGGAGGAGGAAGACCTGAAGAGGAGCATCAGAGACCGTCCTCTTTCAGACACACAAGGACGCCATACAGCTTCACTGAAACAGAGGATGAAATCAAAGTATGA
- the cdc42ep1b gene encoding cdc42 effector protein 1b isoform X1 yields MIIQVIFLAMSLGKLPAIKGLVSTSQGKRRFKSDLSVDMISPPLGDFRHTMHVGRGGDVFGDTSFLSNYGGSGNSDGIRYPDSPSGSKPTRFLSRTLQHVRKTPMPRLRGGSRDFSSPPPPISPIIKNAISLPQLNMNDVGLMRALLPTSTSSPDEPLCSYGLRSGFVTLPRSSRLDQSFAETSELLSSDSRRSSLPENSEVSMTRSDSLSSFTVDLGPSLMSEVLELIDSSCCLNRSHRDQEEEEEEEEQQSSVFEMDHECQTTPIAADVTIEPRRFQQAASVLARHFGGGRPEEEHQRPSSFRHTRTPYSFTETEDEIKV; encoded by the exons AT GATCATTCAAGTCATATTTCTCGCCATGAGTCTGGGAAAGCTGCCGGCGATCAAGGGCCTGGTGTCCACGTCTCAGGGCAAACGGCGGTTTAAGAGCGACCTGTCGGTGGACATGATCAGTCCGCCGCTCGGAGACTTCCGCCACACCATGCACGTGGGCCGCGGTGGGGACGTCTTCGGTGACACTTCGTTTCTGAGTAACTACGGCGGATCAGGTAACAGTGATGGGATACGGTACCCGGATTCGCCCTCAGGCTCCAAACCAACGCGCTTTTTATCGCGAACCCTGCAGCATGTGAGAAAGACTCCTATGCCCCGGCTGAGAGGAGGGTCACGTGACTTCTCGTCCCCTCCGCCGCCCATCTCACCCATCATTAAAAACGCCATCTCTCTGCCTCAGCTGAACATGAACGACGTCGGCCTGATGAGGGCGCTGTTGCCCACCTCCACCAGCTCACCGGACGAACCGCTCTGCTCCTACG GTCTTCGTTCTGGTTTTGTCACACTGCCTCGTTCATCTCGTCTCGACCAGAGCTTTGCTGAAACGTCTGAGTTGCTCAGCTCAGATAGTCGACGGAGTTCCTTACCTGAGAACAGCGAGGTCTCAATGACACGATCTGATTcgctctcgtccttcacggtggACCTCGGCCCCTCCCTCATGAGTGAGGTGTTGGAGTTGATTGACAGCTCATGCTGCCTCAATAGGAGCCATCGAgatcaggaggaggaggaggaggaagaagagcagCAGAGCTCTGTGTTTGAGATGGATCATGAATGTCAGACAACTCCGATCGCAGCAGACGTCACCATCGAGCCCAGGAGGTTTCAGCAGGCTGCTAGCGTGCTAGCACGTCACTTTGGAGGAGGAAGACCTGAAGAGGAGCATCAGAGACCGTCCTCTTTCAGACACACAAGGACGCCATACAGCTTCACTGAAACAGAGGATGAAATCAAAGTATGA
- the LOC127942379 gene encoding alpha-2-macroglobulin-like protein 1 isoform X1: protein MNQFCVWKGLILVLFLFAVDGQRSGPSFLVMFSAVIESGSNAKLCASLLKPNESLAMTIFLVDDQNQTTPLAQLSSSDAFHRCFSFKAPQVDGELMQKVRVVLQGRFFKMTEERKVLFRSYLPLTFIQTDKPIYNPGQMVNFRVLTMDAKFVPLNQMYSLVVVEDNNKNRIGQWTNVSSTGWILQLSHQLNPEAPVGMYALRAFIGDRMISQDFEVKKYVLPKFDVTLTTPQMYSVGDVGLKVEACAKYTYGQPVPGQALVEVCREPFPFSVVPGVSRVCLNKTAMMNNTGCASLTISTSEFFTTKFEENLQNSFNVNVNVTEAGTGVMMSKSTTVFTTFEVGKVSFLDLPGFFNYGSVINGKISASYFNGTPIARKAVYLLDGSQWPNKLLLNLTTNLNGVASFSLNTADFPKAGLTLVASATSPVFYGFKSPYFSTERKNVPLFQAATENPTFSQLTIGTLEQPLKCGAKYPVTIKYSFVGETGDYSADIVYMVLSKGVIVLHGFQTVQVRALNAPSGTVSFQLSVSVDMAPVVQILAFCVLPSENVVAASAAFDTEMCFQNQVSLQFSPPTAVPGEGNVLTVSAQAGSLCGLSAVDQSVRIMEPGRRLNAEAVFNLLPVRAQSYYPFPVEDEQECLNVRPRRAVPTDQAYEAFQSVGMKVATNLAVQEPNCLTYRGLNYYRNFRGMFLKAPENEFAGGDDRSSIDVTVRTYFPETWIWQLAQVGNTGSTRVNMTVPDTITTWETEAFCVSSKGFGLAPPVQLTVFQPFFLELSLPYSIIRGESFELKATVFNYLSKCIMVKVTPAVSSDFSLRPFNDPYSSCLCANGRKTFKWILSASVLGSVNVTVSARADQSQVRCGTEVVTVPTRGRIDIVTESLLVLPEGVERIFTQSWLFCPKGSVLSEDVSLMFPRNVIQGSAKCSVSVLGDIMGRALNNLDGLLQMPSGCGEQNMITLAPNIYILQYLEGTAQLTPTIRQTATGYLQSGYQGQLNYRHSDGSYSTFGYDASNTWLTTFVMRSFGLARRFIFIDPSVLQSAQDWLISKQGSDGCFMQEGTLYHIDMKGGVGDTVTMTGYVVASLLEMGVLVTDPVITNALSCLRPVVGKLGNTYTTALLAYTFSLAGETSTRALLLTALKNIAISEGNKLHWSQTSSGDTLAVEISSYVLLAVLSVQPLTTTDLSYANRIVNWLVPQQNPYGGFSSTQDTVVALHALSLFAAKVFSLEGSSTVTLKSSMAGEVYNFDVNRNNRLLYQEKRLKNVPGRYRVQARGSTCVSVQVACFYNIPTPIKVSSTLGVEVKVARDCKVRGADLLLNITVTYNGAKPTTNMVIVDIKLLSGFTADASLLGSPPDSFAPLVQRVDAGDDHVLVYLKGVPKGVPMTYRLQLKPGPAVQDLKPAVVEVYDYYQPSDGFETTYMPPCP from the exons ATGAATCAGTTTTGTGTTTGGAAAGGGCTCATTTTAGTCCTTTTTCTCTTTGCTGTTGATGGACAGAGATCAGGACC ATCCTTCTTGGTGATGTTTTCTGCAGTGATCGAGTCTGGCTCTAATGCCAAATTGTGTGCAAGTCTTCTGAAACCCAATGAGAGTCTTGCAATGACCATCTTTCTGGTTGATGACCAGAACCAGACAACACCGCTTGCGCAGCTGAGTTCTTCAGATGCATTTCACCGTTGTTTTAGTTTCAAG GCTCCTCAAGTAGATGGAGAATTAATGCAGAAAGTGAGGGTGGTTCTTCAAGGGAGGTTCTTCAAAATGACTGAAGAGAGGAAAGTCCTGTTCAGAAGTTACCTGCCTCTGACCTTCATCCAAACCGACAAACCCATCTACAACCCAGGACAAATGG TGAACTTCAGGGTTCTGACCATGGATGCTAAATTTGTTCCTCTTAATCAAATG TACAGTCTAGTGGTGGTGGAG GACAATAACAAGAACCGGATCGGTCAGTGGACAAATGTTTCCTCAACTGGGTGGATATTGCAGCTTTCTCACCAGTTAAACCCTGAGGCTCCGGTTGGGATGTATGCTCTGAGGGCTTTTATTGGTGACCGTATGATTTCTCAGGATTTTGAGGTGAAAAAGTATG TTTTACCCAAGTTTGACGTCACCTTGACCACACCACAGATGTACAGTGTGGGAGATGTTGGACTGAAAGTTGAGGCTTGTGCCAA ATACACGTATGGGCAACCTGTACCTGGTCAAGCGTTGGTGGAAGTGTGTCGTGAGCCGTTCCCGTTTTCTGTGGTACCTGGTGTGTCTCGTGTGTGTCTTAACAAAACCGCAATG ATGAACAACACCGGTTGTGCTTCCCTTACTATCAGTACGTCAGAGTTTTTCACCACCAAATTTGAAGAGAACCTGCAAAATTCCTTCAATGTTAATGTGAATGTCACTGAAGCGGGAACAG GTGTAATGATGTCAAAATCCACAACCGTGTTCACTACGTTTGAAGTTGGCAAGGTCTCATTTTTGGACCTCCCAGGTTTCTTTAACTATGGATCAGTGATCAATGGAAAG ATCTCTGCATCTTATTTCAACGGGACTCCAATAGCAAGGAAGGCCGTCTATCTCCTGGATGGTAGCCAATGGCCTAACAAACTGTTGCTGAATCTGACTACGAACCTGAATGGAGTGGCTTCTTTCTCCCTCAACACAGCTGACTTCCCTAAAGCTGGTCTTACTCTGGTG GCAAGTGCTACTTCACcggttttttatggttttaaatcGCCCTACTTCAGTACCGAAAGGAAGAATGTGCCGCTTTTCCAAGCTGCTACTGAAAACCCAACGTTTAGTCAACTGACTATAGGGACGCTTGAACAGCCGCTGAAATGTGGTGCCAAGTATCCAGTGACAATCAAGTATTCTTTTGTTGGAGAGACTGGTGACTACAGTGCCGACATCGTCTATATG GTCTTGTCCAAAGGAGTGATCGTCCTGCATGGATTTCAGACGGTTCAAGTGAGGGCTCTGAATGCACCAAGTGGCACAGTGTCGTTCCAGCTGTCTGTCAGTGTCGATATGGCTCCAGTAGTGCAGATTCTGGCCTTCTGTGTTCTGCCCAGTGAGAATGTGGTTGCTGCTAGTGCAGCTTTTGACACTGAAATGTGTTTCCAAAACCAG GTGTCTCTGCAGTTTTCTCCCCCTACAGCTGTTCCTGGTGAGGGAAATGTTTTGACCGTGTCTGCTCAAGCAGGATCCCTGTGTGGCCTCAGTGCTGTTGATCAGAGTGTTCGGATCATGGAGCCAGGAAGACGTTTGAATGCTGAAGCG GTGTTCAACCTGCTCCCAGTACGAGCTCAATCCTATTATCCGTTTCCTGTTGAGGATGAACAGGAGTGCCTGAATGTTCGACCCCGTCGAGCTGTTCCTACAGACCAAGCTTACGAAGCTTTCCAG AGTGTGGGGATGAAGGTTGCAACAAATCTGGCTGTCCAAGAACCTAACTGCTTGACCTACAGAGGCCTGAACTACTATCGCAACTTCCGTGGCA TGTTTTTAAAGGCGCCTGAAAACGAGTTTGCTGGAGGTGATGACCGCTCCTCTATTGACGTGACTGTCAGGACTTACTTCCCAGAAACCTGGATCTGGCAGCTTGCTCAAGTGGG AAACACTGGATCCACGAGAGTTAATATGACGGTTCCTGACACAATCACCACATGGGAGACTGAGGCATTCTGTGTGTCCTCCAAAGGCTTTGGCTTGGCTCCTCCTGTTCAGCTGACGGTCTTCCAGCCCTTTTTCCTGGAGCTCTCCCTGCCTTACTCCATTATCCGTGGAGAGTCTTTTGAGCTGAAGGCCACAGTCTTCAACTACCTGTCCAAGTGCATCATG GTTAAAGTGACTCCAGCTGTTTCTTCGGACTTCAGTCTTCGACCTTTTAATGATCCGTATTCCTCCTGTCTCTGTGCCAATGGGAGAAAGACCTTTAAATGGATTCTCTCCGCATCGGTCCTTG GATCTGTAAATGTGACTGTCAGTGCTCGGGCTGATCAATCCCAGGTTCGATGTGGCACTGAAGTTGTGACCGTGCCAACAAGAGGACGCATTGACATTGTTACTGAAAGTCTACTTGTTCTG cctgAAGGAGTTGAAAGGATCTTCACCCAGAGTTGGTTATTTTGTCCAAAGG GGAGCGTCCTTTCAGAAGATGTGTCTCTGATGTTTCCAAGAAATGTGATCCAGGGATCTGCCAAATGCTCAGTTTCAGTCCTTG GGGACATAATGGGTCGTGCGCTAAATAATCTTGATGGCTTGCTACAGATGCCATCTGGCTGTGGAGAACAAAATATGATAACTCTTGCTCCCAATATCTACATCCTGCAGTACCTGGAAGGCACTGCGCAGCTCACCCCAACCATCCGACAGACTGCCACTGGTTACCTTCAGAGCG GATACCAAGGACAGCTAAACTACAGGCACAGTGATGGTTCATACAGCACATTTGGCTACGATGCTTCCAATACATG GTTGACCACCTTCGTCATGAGGTCTTTTGGCCTAGCAAGGCGTTTCATCTTCATTGATCCCAGTGTCCTCCAGAGCGCACAGGATTGGTTGATCAGCAAGCAGGGTTCAGATGGCTGTTTCATGCAAGAGGGAACCCTGTACCACATTGACATGAAg GGTGGTGTTGGTGATACTGTGACCATGACAGGCTACGTTGTTGCATCACTCCTTGAAATGGGCGTCCTTGTCACG GATCCGGTCATCACCAATGCTCTGTCTTGCTTGAGGCCTGTCGTTGGGAAGCTGGGAAACACTTACACGACTGCTCTGCTCGCCTACACCTTCAGTCTGGCTGGGGAAACCAGCACTCGCGCTCTGCTTTTAACTGCCTTGAAGAACATTGCCATTTCTGAAG GCAACAAGCTCCACTGGTCTCAGACGTCATCTGGTGACACTCTGGCGGTGGAGATCAGCTCGTATGTGCTGCTAGCGGTTCTCTCTGTACAGCCTCTCACGACCACTGATCTGAGCTATGCTAACCGCATTGTCAACTGGCTTGTGCCCCAGCAGAATCCTTATGGAGGCTTTTCCTCCACCCAG GACACTGTGGTGGCTCTTCATGCTCTGTCTCTGTTTGCCGCTAAAGTGTTCAGCCTGGAGGGCTCCAGCACTGTTACTTTAAAGTCCTCTATGGCAGGAGAGGTGTATAACTTTGATGTGAATCGGAACAACAGGCTGCTGTATCAGGAGAAGCGGCTGAAGAACGTTCCTGGCAGATATCGTGTTCAAGCGAGGGGCTCCACATGCGTGTCTGTGCAG GTTGCGTGTTTCTACAACATCCCGACACCCATTAAAGTTTCCAGTACACTTGGTGTTGAAGTGAAGGTGGCAAGAGACTGCAAAGTGCGTGGAGCTGATCTCCTGCTGAACATCACTGTGAC GTACAATGGTGCAAAACCAACTACGAACATGGTTATTGTGGATATTAAACTCCTGTCAGGTTTCACAGCAGATGCATCACTG CTTGGATCTCCACCAGATTCATTTGCTCCACTAGTGCAGCGGGTTGATGCTGGAGATGACCATGTGCTGGTGTATCTGAAAGGG GTTCCTAAGGGTGTCCCCATGACCTACAGGCTACAACTGAAACCGGGTCCTGCAGTGCAGGATCTCAAGCCGGCGGTCGTTGAGGTTTATGACTACTATCAGCCAA GTGATGGGTTTGAGACCACATATATGCCTCCCTGTCCATGA